A window from Drosophila yakuba strain Tai18E2 chromosome 3L, Prin_Dyak_Tai18E2_2.1, whole genome shotgun sequence encodes these proteins:
- the LOC6533345 gene encoding dynein axonemal intermediate chain 3: MSNTDIEPTGRSEIDGDFEGLPLDAELTDPAAPLSTRRSKPYFKKFKEPDSDEDVGDLRQLFNVQESWRTLMSLSSCQKVMVSEKARKALKIEVGINVTQEFPWKQVQFKDLRDVLFDELENSADLMKKFKNFNPEHFVLIGFCPLLTEQEDDPPEGEPFIFYSSIKESKIALSIIQNMEHFERWRMQRRLRKKPRRWVSHGTDAEMTIMVERFKDEPIDVEIQSVYPIQMPRHVAFDYRLTRDVRDGVIELLPNENIKWENVTKKRINVSVQSAPAKIEREQQTNPTFPSNAWSQYLYEIEDEDLELDETDVDEEEEKKKAQAKPGTYVEPEKKPPEMSAQIEMLLNTLEFNQIDSYRDDYSLISTRQVVQYTNPYLQEFLCFANISKSNKRFVAGYDWYPKLSGLIAVSYAFSTPATVNEASNRVDYVQRAVLEPNPVLLWSFSDNLNYKLEFEAPIENTALTFCPFNGDILLGGSKNGQVVLWDLQGRCEKLEEEEYLTAAQAKYRIMIGEFLNWTIDIEDNVVAPATISLLDCSPKGAITGFYWLGRSMYLSQFGKVYNDPDPRNHHQFFITCAFDGTISFWDLDSKGGKGAKEKMRNRMLPKELTSSESAYKSMNIKPTYNLYFPEPITGIIADTSCFSCLTPVAKLIHANPSNYPIKTIAKDPPTMRQSMIVSTFYGHVSRIDWQGTYTEGEATEVINSSIPFAMVHDGPVVMVKKNPFYPELFASIGRTILAIWKEDYNYSPIFWRQRACDLTAVAWSETRPAVLYLTRMDGILEAWDILARDDDACLTEILGGGIITGITEHRPSLPYKILGIGDYNSSIRMVKLPHSFDVPLPNELEQLMKYVLKEERRKVGIQAWEQKYYELNKDIIEAKREAAAEVRKEMDRKEKEEQLATRKKGQKSGEEGGEGGEEIKRKNIYSGLNYNEKMAVKWDELNLNRMMTILMSRKQMDPEKLARETALEKERHSYEVAKKKSHLDVLARVENDIANIRARILPAELQDMQRSEMIAERVKREVEEADSYEKVCEDSFEILNNFNEFKPIDYIEFLERGRKRRQLLDQSLGGNTDRLRWYEDRVRLGELGECQFIYEPLGGSQAVESSQPEFAALQNMMTKSHSDIIVDDFDG, translated from the exons ATGTCGAACACGGATATCGAGCCCACGGGAAGATCGGAAATAGATGGTGACTTCGAAGGTTTGCCGCTCGATGCGGAGCTTACAGATCCTGCGGCACCGTTGTCAACTAGGCGCAGCAAGCCCTACTTCAAAAAGTTCAAGGAGCCGGACTCCGACGAGGATGTCGGTGATCTGCGACAGCTGTTCAATGTGCAGGAGTCCTGGCGAACCCTCATGTCCCTCTCCAGTTGCCAAAAGGTCATGGTGTC AGAGAAAGCTCGAAAGGCACTGAAGATTGAGGTGGGCATCAATGTGACGCAGGAGTTCCCATGGAAGCAGGTGCAGTTCAAGGACCTTCGAGATGTGCTCTTCGACGAACTGGAAAATTCGGCTGATCTGATGAAGAAGTTCAAGAACTTCAATCCGGAGCACTTCGTCCTAATTGGTTTCTGTCCACTGTTGACCGAACAGGAAGATGATCCGCCCGAGGGCGAACCCTTCATCTTCTACTCGAGCATCAAGGAGTCCAAAATAGCCCTGAGTATCATCCAGAATATGGAGCACTTCGAGCGTTGGCGGATGCAGCGACGCCTGAGAAAGAAGCCCCGTCGATGGGTGAGCCATGGCACTGATGCGGAGATGACCATCATGGTGGAGCGCTTCAAGGACGAGCCCATCGATGTGGAGATCCAGAGTGTATATCCCATTCAGATGCCGCGCCACGTGGCCTTCGATTACCGATTGACACGCGATGTCCGGGATGGAGTGATCGAGCTTTTGCCCAATGAGAACATCAAGTGGGAGAATGTGACCAAGAAACGGATCAATGTGTCGGTGCAATCTGCGCCTGCTAAAATCGAAAGAGAGCAGCAAACCAATCCGACTTTTCCCTCGAACGCCTGGTCGCAGTACCTGTATGAGATCGAGGATGAAG ACCTTGAGCTGGATGAAACCGATgtggacgaggaggaggagaagaagaaggCCCAGGCTAAGCCGGGAACATATGTGGAGCCCGAGAAGAAACCGCCGGAAATGTCCGCTCAGATTGAAATGTTGCTCAATACTCTGGAATTTAATCAGATCGACAGCTATCG CGATGACTATTCCTTGATATCCACGCGACAAGTGGTGCAGTACACCAATCCCTATCTGCAGGAGTTCCTCTGTTTTGCCAACATATCGAAGAGCAACAAGCGCTTCGTGGCTGGCTATGATTGGTATCCAAAACTATCCGGACTAATAGCGGTGTCATATGCATTCAGCACTCCAGCTACCGTGAATGAGGCCAGTAATCGGGTGGACTATGTGCAGCGAGCGGTGCTCGAGCCCAATCCCGTACTCCTGTGGAGCTTTTCCGATAATCTCAATTATAAGCTGGAATTCGAGGCCCCCATCGAGAATACTGCCCTGACATTTTGCCCATTTAATGGGGATATCTTGCTGGGCGGCAGTAAGAATGGTCAGGTGGTGTTGTGGGATCTTCAAGGTCGCTGCGAGAAGCTGGAAGAGGAGGAGTACTTGACGGCGGCCCAGGCCAAGTACCGTATTATGATCGGGGAGTTCCTAAATTGGACCATTGATATCGAGGACAATGTCGTCGCACCGGCCACCATTTCCTTGTTGGATTGCTCACCAAAAGGTGCTATCACAGGATTTTATTGGCTGGGTCGTTCGATGTATTTAAGTCAATTTGGAAAGGTTTACAATGATCCCGATCCTCGGAACCATCACCAGTTCTTTATCACGTGTGCCTTCGATGGCACCATTAGCTTCTGGGACTTGGACAGCAAGGGTGGAAAGGGTGCGAAGGAAAAGATGCGAAACCGGATGCTGCCCAAGGAGTTGACCTCGAGTGAATCCGCATACAAATCCATGAACATAAAGCCCACCTACAACCTTTACTTCCCGGAACCAATAACTGGCATCATAGCGGACACCTCGTGTTTCTCTTGCCTAACTCCTGTTGCCAAGTTGATACACGCCAATCCCTCGAACTATCCCATTAAGACAATAGCCAAGGATCCACCCACTATGCGCCAGAGCATGATTGTGTCCACATTCTATGGCCATGTCAGCCGGATTGATTGGCAGGGCACATATACGGAGGGAGAGGCCACGGAGGTGATCAACAGTTCGATACCCTTTGCCATGGTCCACGATGGACCTGTGGTGATGGTGAAGAAGAATCCCTTCTATCCGGAGCTGTTCGCTTCCATCGGACGCACCATCCTGGCCATTTGGAAGGAGGACTATAATTATTCACCCATCTTTTGGCGGCAGAGAGCCTGTGACCTCACCGCCGTCGCCTGGAGTGAAACGCGTCCAGCAGTTTTGTATCTGACTAGAATGGATGGCATTCTCGAGGCGTGGGATATACTAG CCCGCGACGATGATGCTTGCCTCACGGAGATCCTTGGCGGTGGTATCATTACCGGGATCACGGAGCATCGTCCCTCGCTTCCCTATAAGATCTTGGGCATTGGCGACTATAACAGTAGTATAAGAATGGTCAAGCTGCCCCATTCCTTCGATGTGCCACTACCCAATGAGCTGGAACAGCTGATGAAGTACGTCCTCAAGGAGGAGCGCCGCAAGGTGGGCATTCAGGCGTGGGAACAGAAGTACTACGAACTCAACAAGGACATCATAGAGGCAAAGCGTGAGGCTGCGGCGGAAGTCCGCAAGGAAATGGATAGAAAGGAAAAGGAGGAGCAGCTTGCCACCAGGAAAAAGGGCCAAAAGTCCGGTGAAGAAGGTGGTGAAGGTGGCGAAGAGATCAA GCGTAAGAATATCTACAGTGGCTTGAACTACAACGAAAAAATGGCCGTCAAGTGGGACGAACTTAATCTGAATCGAATGATGACCATTTTGATGTCCCGCAAGCAAATGGATCCCGAGAAATTGGCCAGGGAGACGGCGCTGGAGAAGGAGCGGCACTCCTACGAGGTTGCCAAGAAGAAGTCCCATTTGGATGTCTTGGCCAGAGTGGAAAACGATATTGCTAACATACGGGCCAGAATCCTGCCTGCGGAGCTGCAGGACATGCAGCGCAGTGAGATGATCGCGGAGAGAGTAAAACGAGAGGTTGAAGAAGCGGACTCCTATGAAAAGGTGTGCGAAGATTCCTTCGAGATCCTCAACAACTTCAATGAGTTCAAGCCCATCGATTATATTGAGTTTCTGGAGCGAGGTCGCAAGAGGCGTCAACTTTTGGATCAATCCTTGGGTGGCAATACGGATCGATTGCGGTGGTACGAGGATAGGGTCAGATTGGGGGAACTGGGCGAGTGCCAGTTCATCTACGAACCCCTTGGCGGATCTCAGGCGGTCGAGTCCAGTCAACCCGAATTTGCAGCTCTACAGAATATGATGACCAAATCGCACAGCGATATTATTGTAGACGATTTCGACGGTTAA
- the LOC6533346 gene encoding gamma-tubulin complex component 2 homolog, with protein MNPDKAESDFANKVRFHLSKDELERQMRRIHDRDDSVDGKNRSAGSGSSGHSRITNSSTGLPRQESWIFESVGGYFLANEDLARMSVPRQEQLLMRDLIYSFSGVPSAYVKPDIQIDQISEMSSVDIAKVRFRLDEAFNGAFRALANEVLPMIGYYISVQSYIEETNMSPNCGRTRLALASALGNQLQDYYDLQAKLETDLQEKKLNLKELVRQVRPWLPILKSFSSMACSARGNLTSAQVLTLLDQTYRDQKDTDVDLKERVSQVLASVSRTYMKIVQLWMQKGVLFDTQHEFFVEDTEPSTSMSSTLLAPEKCCHAYWAERYRLMPDRLPGFLLSLANDVFLAGKYLNILRQCNVSMKLLQLPLAYNPSDLEHEEIIKTSYELPAQKLLQVLAEEHNLPLHIRNLKSYFLLQEEGFSETLLYKCQEYLKYNVDRLIPEKLQTLLTETLQKSKDFFKDMLRCQLKDCDVATQLERHHKAQRAEEEQEKESSSEEDPPEVLNLYGYEALAFRYEAKWPLSFVLYPELLNQLQMLQRVLLFLHYVKHHLTVLWRSPSEGTGLKLTNQSAKLRHRMLMCMLSLEHHITQDIAEPRWQSLTLTVDKAKSIDEVVNKLETTVEECLRLGLLPCANTFVKSLFTLGHVCLNFCDFVESSMGERSTKELEQDMCEYEKEFNSFLASILELVSQLAKTKDFGERDSCKRLLKRLEEFVKLSEVDKDHASNI; from the coding sequence ATGAATCCTGACAAAGCAGAGAGTGACTTTGCAAACAAGGTGCGCTTTCACCTGAGCAAGGACGAGTTGGAGCGGCAGATGCGGAGAATTCACGACCGTGATGATTCCGTGGACGGCAAGAACCGTTCAGCTGGAAGCGGAAGCAGTGGACATAGTCGCATCACGAACTCGTCCACTGGTTTGCCACGGCAGGAGTCGTGGATCTTTGAGAGCGTTGGAGGTTACTTTCTTGCCAACGAAGATTTGGCCAGGATGAGTGTGCCGCGTCAGGAGCAGTTGCTGATGAGGGATCTAATCTACTCATTCTCTGGGGTTCCCTCTGCATATGTAAAGCCTGATATTCAGATCGATCAGATTTCCGAAATGTCATCAGTGGATATAGCCAAGGTGCGCTTTCGATTGGATGAGGCCTTCAATGGGGCTTTCAGAGCTTTGGCTAATGAAGTACTGCCCATGATAGGTTATTATATTAGTGTCCAGAGCTATATAGAGGAGACCAATATGTCGCCAAATTGTGGCAGAACGCGTCTGGCCTTGGCATCTGCCTTAGGTAACCAACTGCAGGACTACTATGATCTACAGGCCAAGTTGGAAACAGATTTGCAGGAAAAGAAGTTGAATCTCAAGGAACTGGTGCGACAGGTGCGTCCTTGGTTGCCGATCCTAAAGTCTTTCTCCAGCATGGCCTGCAGTGCCCGGGGCAATCTGACCAGCGCCCAGGTACTAACATTACTGGATCAGACCTATCGGGATCAGAAAGACACTGATGTAGACCTAAAGGAACGGGTATCCCAAGTTTTGGCTTCTGTTAGTCGCACTTACATGAAGATTGTGCAGTTGTGGATGCAAAAAGGTGTTCTATTCGACACGCAGCATGAGTTCTTTGTGGAGGACACGGAGCCCTCGACTTCAATGAGCAGTACTCTATTGGCGCCGGAGAAgtgttgccacgcctactgGGCGGAGCGGTACCGCCTTATGCCGGACCGTTTGCCGGGTTTCTTACTTTCTCTCGCGAATGATGTTTTTCTGGCCGGGAAGTACCTGAATATTCTGCGACAGTGCAATGTTTCCAtgaagctgctgcagctgccactTGCTTATAATCCAAGCGATTTGGAGCATGAGGAGATCATCAAAACCAGCTATGAGTTGCCAGCGCAGAAGCTTCTCCAAGTTTTGGCAGAGGAACACAATTTGCCTTTACACATTCGCAATTTAAAGTCCTATTTCCTGCTGCAGGAGGAGGGCTTCTCCGAGACTTTGCTGTACAAATGCCAGGAGTACCTCAAGTACAATGTGGACAGGTTGATACCCGAGAAACTGCAAACCCTGCTTACAGAGACCCTGCAAAAGTCCAAGGATTTCTTCAAGGATATGCTGCGATGTCAGCTTAAGGATTGCGATGTAGCCACACAATTGGAGAGACATCATAAGGCCCAAAGAGCTGAAGAAGAACAGGAAAAAGAGAGCTCCAGCGAGGAGGATCCTCCAGAGGTCCTGAATCTTTACGGCTACGAGGCATTAGCTTTTCGCTATGAAGCTAAGTGGCCACTAAGCTTTGTGCTTTACCCGGAGCTCCTAAATCAATTGCAAATGCTGCAGCGTGTCCTGCTCTTCCTGCACTATGTGAAACACCATTTGACGGTCCTGTGGCGATCTCCATCTGAGGGTACGGGTCTCAAACTCACCAATCAATCTGCAAAACTTCGCCATCGTATGCTGATGTGTATGCTAAGTTTGGAGCACCACATCACCCAAGACATCGCCGAGCCCCGATGGCAATCGTTGACCCTAACGGTGGACAAGGCGAAAAGTATTGACGAGGTTGTTAACAAATTGGAGACCACCGTAGAAGAATGCCTGCGACTAGGGCTACTACCCTGTGCCAACACTTTTGTAAAGTCCCTATTTACACTCGGCCATGTGTGTCTCAACTTTTGTGACTTTGTGGAGTCCTCCATGGGAGAGAGGAGTACCAAAGAACTCGAGCAGGATATGTGCGAGTACGAAAAGGAATTTAAcagctttttggccagcatttTGGAGTTGGTTAGCCAGTTGGCCAAGACCAAAGACTTTGGGGAACGGGATTCCTGCAAGCGATTGCTCAAACGACTTGAGGAGTTCGTCAAGTTATCTGAAGTGGACAAGGATCACGCTTCCAACATTTAA